One region of Trichosurus vulpecula isolate mTriVul1 chromosome 1, mTriVul1.pri, whole genome shotgun sequence genomic DNA includes:
- the CIB3 gene encoding calcium and integrin-binding family member 3, producing MGNKQTVFTPEQLDAYQDCTFFTRKEILRLFYRFQDLAPQLVPLDYNSNPGVKVPYEVISSMPELKDNPFRERIAQVFSQDGDGNMTLDDFLDMFSVMSEMAPRDLKAYYAFKIYDFNNDDYICPLDLEKTVTKLTRGELTPEEVGLVCEKVINEADVDNDGKLSLDDFQNMILHAPDFLSLCYMPSTVQNALLQTQKINNLCSQSILQSYSTFHIRI from the exons ATGGGCAACAAGCAGACAGTTTTCACTCCGGAACAGCTTGATGCATATCAG GACTGCACCTTCTTTACAAGGAAAGAAATTCTGAG GCTATTTTATCGTTTTCAGGATCTGGCTCCTCAGCTGGTTCCTCTTGACTACAACAGCAATCCTGGTGTGAAGGTGCCCTATGAAGTCATCAGCAGCATGCCTGAGCTAAAG GACAACCCTTTCAGAGAGAGGATTGCTCAAGTCTTTTCACAGGATGGAGATGGGAACATGACCTTGGATGATTTTCTGGATATGTTTTCTGTGATGAGTGAAATGGCTCCTAGAGATCTAAAAGCAtattatgcttttaaaatttatg ATTTTAACAATGATGACTATATCTGCCCGTTGGACCTGGAGAAGACAGTGACCAAGCTCACTCGAGGTGAGCTGACTCCTGAGGAAGTTGGTCTTGTGTGTGAGAAGGTGATTAATGAAGCTGATGTGGACAACGATGGCAAACTCTCTCTGGATGACTTTCAAAACATGATCCTACATGCCCCAGACTTCCTCAG tctttgctatatgccaagtactgtgcaaAATGCATTGCTACAAACACAAAAAAtcaacaatctctgctctcaaagcaTCTTACAg TCCTACAGCACCTTTCACATCCGAATCTGA